A genomic segment from Pseudomonadota bacterium encodes:
- a CDS encoding acyl-CoA dehydrogenase family protein, giving the protein MLNLSEKHGMIRMIAEKVAKEKVAPRAKEIDATGAFPWDLVDIYKKQGFLYLMLPERFGGLDGDITSLCLVIEELAKVSGAASLIPLAHNVGLMPVMVAANEEQKEYIYSKIAETDKPYLVAFALTEPNAGSDASRMTTNAVKDGDYYYLNGKKSMITNGANAQIYTVFVSTNPKLRINGISAFYVERDYPGVIIGRSEDKMGMIGSDITELTFDNVRLTKDNLLGKEGNGWDIAMTTLNLSRPAVGAQAVGLAQGALDFSTEYAWKRVQFGQKLADFEGIQFMIADMAIQVEAARALVYDVSHLLDMKVYERDKMSAIGVDKLSAMAKVYSSDVAMKVTTDAVQILGGYGYTKEYPVERMMRDAKATQIYEGTNQIQRIVIARDIFRKFMP; this is encoded by the coding sequence ATGTTAAATCTTTCTGAAAAGCATGGCATGATCCGGATGATTGCAGAGAAAGTGGCTAAAGAAAAGGTAGCCCCAAGGGCTAAAGAGATAGATGCAACAGGTGCCTTTCCATGGGACCTTGTGGATATTTATAAGAAACAGGGTTTTTTATACCTTATGCTACCTGAACGATTTGGTGGACTTGATGGAGATATCACGTCCCTTTGTCTTGTTATTGAGGAGCTCGCAAAGGTATCAGGTGCAGCATCTCTTATACCGCTTGCCCATAATGTTGGATTAATGCCCGTAATGGTTGCAGCAAACGAAGAACAGAAGGAATATATATACAGTAAAATTGCCGAAACTGACAAGCCGTATCTCGTTGCATTTGCTTTAACTGAGCCCAATGCAGGTTCTGATGCATCCCGTATGACGACCAATGCGGTGAAAGATGGCGATTACTATTACCTGAATGGGAAGAAATCAATGATAACGAATGGTGCGAATGCTCAGATATATACGGTATTTGTTAGTACAAATCCAAAACTGAGGATAAACGGCATATCAGCATTTTATGTTGAAAGGGATTATCCCGGGGTAATTATAGGTAGGAGTGAAGATAAAATGGGAATGATAGGCTCTGACATAACAGAGCTGACATTTGATAATGTGAGACTTACAAAAGATAATTTACTTGGGAAAGAGGGCAATGGATGGGATATTGCAATGACAACATTAAACCTGTCAAGGCCTGCTGTTGGCGCTCAGGCTGTGGGTTTAGCTCAAGGTGCCCTGGATTTCTCTACAGAGTATGCCTGGAAAAGGGTTCAATTTGGCCAGAAATTAGCAGACTTTGAGGGAATTCAGTTTATGATTGCAGATATGGCTATTCAGGTTGAAGCTGCCCGTGCACTCGTGTATGATGTCTCCCATTTGCTTGACATGAAGGTATATGAGAGGGACAAGATGAGTGCCATCGGGGTTGATAAATTGTCAGCTATGGCAAAGGTTTACTCGTCAGATGTTGCTATGAAGGTTACAACCGATGCTGTGCAGATTTTGGGTGGATATGGGTATACAAAAGAATACCCTGTTGAGAGGATGATGAGAGATGCAAAGGCCACACAGATATACGAAGGGACAAATCAAATACAGAGGATAGTGATAGCAAGGGATATATTCAGGAAATTCATGCCATGA